One Nitrospira sp. DNA window includes the following coding sequences:
- a CDS encoding EF hand domain/PKD domain protein — MDKHVTTDLECEANKKAKGLPPFAFPGAFRLVVMCCLIIVWWGCSSSPQDGSVAASNTKQNQPPTVRLVTIVPAPLTLVGPITAHVAADDPEGTEITKRFQWIVNGAPVLGATGFELKPDHVKRGDQVAVEVIVSDGQAESAPYRTEPVTVVNTPPLVTHVTIEAALPEGSNRVFAKIDTVDPDRDEIHYTYRWWRNDKQVKEGDESVLDTTGFGRKDIVAVEVIARDQDAAALPVRATPIVLGNSPPQILSSPSALTNREQYEYLVHAKDPDGDMVNYTLETAPPGMTIDKVTGQVTWKVTAGSAGTHRVKVMAEDGQGGTAWQEFEVSIPSTAQSPTPQSPQG, encoded by the coding sequence ATGGACAAACATGTGACGACGGACTTGGAGTGTGAGGCGAATAAAAAGGCGAAGGGGCTTCCCCCCTTCGCCTTCCCCGGGGCGTTTCGTCTGGTCGTTATGTGCTGCTTGATCATTGTCTGGTGGGGATGCTCATCCTCTCCCCAAGACGGATCGGTCGCCGCAAGCAATACGAAGCAGAATCAGCCGCCCACGGTTCGTCTCGTCACCATCGTTCCCGCTCCCCTGACATTGGTTGGGCCCATCACCGCGCATGTGGCCGCTGATGATCCAGAAGGAACCGAGATCACAAAGCGATTCCAATGGATCGTCAATGGCGCTCCGGTATTAGGAGCGACCGGGTTCGAGTTGAAGCCGGACCATGTGAAGCGAGGCGACCAGGTCGCGGTGGAGGTCATCGTGTCGGATGGTCAAGCCGAGAGCGCCCCCTATCGCACCGAGCCGGTCACGGTGGTGAATACTCCGCCGCTCGTCACGCATGTGACCATTGAGGCAGCGTTGCCCGAAGGGAGCAATCGTGTCTTTGCGAAGATCGACACCGTCGATCCGGATCGCGATGAGATTCACTACACGTATCGCTGGTGGCGCAACGACAAACAGGTGAAGGAAGGTGACGAAAGCGTCCTGGATACCACCGGGTTTGGTCGAAAGGACATCGTGGCGGTCGAAGTGATTGCCCGAGACCAAGATGCGGCGGCTCTCCCGGTTCGTGCCACGCCGATCGTCTTGGGCAATTCACCGCCGCAGATCCTGTCGAGCCCGTCAGCGCTGACGAATAGGGAGCAATACGAATATCTGGTTCATGCGAAAGACCCGGATGGAGATATGGTCAACTATACGCTGGAGACGGCGCCTCCCGGCATGACGATCGATAAGGTCACGGGGCAGGTGACCTGGAAGGTGACAGCGGGGTCAGCCGGTACCCACCGCGTCAAGGTCATGGCGGAAGACGGGCAGGGTGGGACGGCATGGCAGGAGTTTGAAGTCTCGATTCCCTCTACCGCCCAGTCCCCTACACCTCAATCGCCTCAAGGATGA
- a CDS encoding Signal recognition particle receptor FtsY: MGWLQKLSAGLSKTRDAVAGQLDRLLGRAVDPALLDELEAALISADLGMSAVERVMGQLRAQMRGGNFSSAEKVRELLRQSVLDILLPTQAAPLDQLVSQGPRPFVILAVGVNGVGKTTTVAKLTQRFRQQGKTPLLVAGDTFRAAAIDQLQVWADRIQVDVIRHRPGADPAAVAYDGMTAAKARGSDVVLIDTAGRLHTKTNLMDELRKIKRVVAQECPGAPHEVLLVLDATVGQNAIAQARQFHEAVGVTGIALTKLDGTARGGIVVAIADAFKIPVRLIGIGESVEDLQDFDAAAFVEALF; the protein is encoded by the coding sequence GTGGGGTGGCTTCAGAAACTGAGTGCGGGACTGTCGAAAACCCGCGATGCGGTGGCGGGGCAACTCGACCGCCTTCTTGGGCGGGCGGTCGATCCGGCGCTCCTGGATGAATTGGAGGCGGCCTTGATCAGTGCCGATCTCGGCATGTCGGCGGTGGAACGTGTCATGGGGCAGTTGCGCGCGCAGATGCGGGGAGGCAATTTTTCTTCCGCCGAGAAGGTGCGGGAGCTACTGCGGCAATCGGTATTGGATATTCTGCTTCCGACCCAAGCCGCGCCGCTGGACCAATTGGTTTCTCAGGGACCGCGCCCCTTCGTCATTTTGGCCGTGGGGGTCAACGGCGTCGGCAAGACCACGACGGTGGCGAAATTGACCCAGCGTTTTCGCCAACAGGGCAAAACGCCGTTGCTCGTGGCCGGCGATACCTTCCGGGCTGCGGCGATCGATCAATTGCAGGTGTGGGCGGACCGCATTCAGGTCGATGTGATCCGCCATCGACCCGGCGCCGATCCGGCCGCGGTGGCCTATGATGGAATGACGGCTGCAAAGGCGCGCGGGTCGGATGTGGTCCTCATCGATACCGCCGGACGGTTGCATACGAAAACGAACCTCATGGATGAGTTGCGGAAGATCAAACGCGTGGTGGCGCAAGAGTGTCCCGGCGCACCCCATGAAGTGTTGCTGGTGTTGGACGCGACGGTCGGACAGAATGCCATCGCCCAAGCCAGACAGTTCCATGAGGCGGTGGGCGTGACCGGAATCGCCCTGACCAAACTGGACGGCACGGCCCGCGGCGGCATCGTCGTGGCCATTGCCGACGCCTTCAAGATTCCGGTCCGGCTGATCGGGATCGGGGAATCCGTCGAGGACCTACAAGACTTCGACGCCGCCGCGTTCGTAGAAGCCCTGTTCTAA
- a CDS encoding Type II secretory pathway, ATPase PulE/Tfp pilus assembly pathway, ATPase PilB: protein MMRATLSTLPTRDLQQEPARSGQAAAFGRYNLLVEQGFLRQEELAMAATEALRKRVDVAAVLMDRYRVPKPAIGAALAAFYNCPFLAYDERTVVERELLKNLSLDYLRMNHWVPLRREGNGVEVLMDDPRNPDKLLDVRRAFPGRTLSYCVGLARDIEQFLSAAHGRESGDAITDILGELVSEAQLEEQQNATIAAITENDSAIVRLANQIIAEAYRRRASDIHIEPYADRKETSVRFRVDGTCFTYMKIPAAYRRAIVSRVKIMASLDIAERRKPQDGKIRFKLSTGQEVELRVATLPTAGFNEDVVIRLLTANGPRRLEELEFGAETRRLTEELAQKPHGIVLCAGPTGSGKTTTLHAVLASINNDERKIWTAEDPIEITQDGLRQVQVHPKIGLTFAATMRAFLRADPDVIMIGEMRDKETADIAIEASLTGHLVFSTIHTNSAVETVVRLLDLGCDPFNFSDAMLGVLAMRLCKRLCSNCRETYHPGRGEYDEIVQAYGESDWARMGHEYNSTFTLFRGRGCEVCNQTGYRGRVPIHELMVVSDRMKGLIQSRARTGELLALAKEEGMRTLVQDGIQKVMQGLTTYKQVRAVAIK from the coding sequence ATGATGCGTGCAACCCTCTCCACGTTACCGACAAGAGACCTTCAACAAGAACCCGCCCGTTCAGGCCAAGCCGCTGCTTTCGGCCGGTACAACCTGCTCGTCGAACAGGGTTTTCTTCGGCAGGAAGAGCTGGCGATGGCCGCGACTGAAGCCTTGCGAAAGCGGGTCGATGTGGCCGCGGTGCTCATGGATCGGTATCGGGTTCCCAAACCGGCCATCGGCGCAGCCTTGGCGGCGTTCTACAACTGCCCATTCCTCGCCTATGACGAGCGCACGGTTGTGGAGCGTGAACTGTTGAAAAATTTGAGCCTGGACTATCTTCGCATGAATCATTGGGTGCCGCTCAGGCGAGAAGGCAATGGGGTCGAAGTCCTGATGGACGATCCTCGCAATCCTGACAAACTCCTCGATGTGCGTCGCGCGTTTCCCGGGCGCACACTCTCCTATTGTGTCGGGCTTGCTCGTGATATCGAACAGTTTCTGAGCGCCGCTCATGGTCGGGAGTCAGGCGATGCGATCACGGACATCCTCGGTGAATTGGTCAGTGAAGCGCAATTGGAGGAGCAGCAGAATGCCACGATTGCGGCGATCACCGAAAACGATTCCGCCATCGTGCGCCTCGCCAACCAGATCATTGCGGAGGCCTATCGACGAAGGGCATCGGATATTCACATCGAGCCCTATGCCGATCGAAAAGAAACATCGGTGCGCTTCCGTGTCGACGGGACGTGTTTTACGTACATGAAGATTCCGGCCGCCTATCGACGGGCGATCGTCTCTCGCGTGAAGATTATGGCCAGCCTGGATATCGCCGAGCGGCGCAAGCCGCAGGATGGAAAAATTCGCTTCAAGCTGAGCACCGGTCAGGAGGTCGAGTTGCGTGTCGCGACGCTCCCCACGGCCGGCTTCAATGAAGATGTAGTGATTCGGTTGTTGACCGCGAACGGCCCTCGCCGCCTGGAAGAATTGGAATTCGGCGCCGAGACGCGACGTCTGACGGAGGAACTTGCGCAGAAGCCTCATGGTATCGTGCTCTGCGCCGGGCCGACCGGGTCCGGGAAGACTACGACCTTGCATGCCGTCCTCGCGTCCATCAACAACGACGAGCGAAAAATCTGGACGGCGGAAGATCCCATCGAAATCACGCAGGACGGGCTGCGGCAGGTTCAGGTCCACCCCAAGATCGGACTCACCTTCGCCGCAACCATGCGGGCGTTCTTACGGGCGGATCCGGATGTGATCATGATCGGAGAAATGCGTGACAAGGAAACAGCCGACATCGCCATTGAAGCATCGCTCACCGGGCATTTGGTGTTCAGTACCATCCATACGAATAGTGCTGTGGAAACCGTCGTGCGGTTGCTTGACCTGGGGTGCGACCCCTTCAATTTTTCCGATGCCATGCTGGGGGTGTTGGCGATGCGCCTGTGCAAGCGTCTTTGTTCGAACTGCCGGGAGACCTACCATCCCGGTCGCGGGGAATATGACGAGATCGTGCAGGCCTATGGAGAGTCGGATTGGGCACGTATGGGGCACGAGTACAATTCAACCTTCACCCTCTTTCGTGGAAGGGGATGCGAGGTCTGCAATCAGACCGGCTATCGCGGGCGAGTCCCCATCCATGAATTGATGGTGGTGTCCGACCGCATGAAAGGGCTCATTCAATCCCGGGCTCGAACCGGCGAGCTGTTGGCGCTGGCGAAGGAGGAAGGTATGAGGACATTGGTGCAGGATGGCATTCAAAAGGTCATGCAAGGCCTCACCACCTATAAGCAGGTACGTGCTGTGGCGATCAAGTAA
- a CDS encoding Type IV fimbrial biogenesis protein PilV, whose protein sequence is MKRIAHRQQLPGQATGCRQGFTILEAMVAAGVLSVGLLGLAGLSGMSLGKNVDANDVTRVTNLAADMAERIQNNRQHVLDYHNTDTGTACPQNVSTQRMALGDCTQWSALVANSGLVGARGVITATRLDPDPTANPVTMNRFLVTITVSWQTMHSNVSTARTKTVTFTNLIAPE, encoded by the coding sequence ATGAAACGAATTGCTCACCGCCAGCAATTGCCAGGACAAGCCACAGGCTGCCGGCAGGGCTTTACCATCTTGGAAGCGATGGTGGCGGCGGGCGTGCTCTCAGTCGGGTTGTTGGGGCTGGCGGGATTATCGGGGATGTCGCTGGGGAAAAATGTTGATGCTAATGATGTGACGCGGGTCACTAATCTTGCCGCCGACATGGCGGAGCGCATCCAAAACAATCGGCAGCACGTCTTGGACTATCACAACACAGACACAGGCACGGCTTGCCCTCAGAATGTCAGTACGCAACGGATGGCGCTGGGTGATTGCACACAGTGGTCCGCATTGGTGGCGAATTCAGGGCTCGTCGGAGCCCGTGGGGTCATCACGGCCACCCGTCTCGATCCAGATCCCACCGCGAATCCGGTCACGATGAATCGGTTCCTGGTCACGATTACTGTCAGTTGGCAAACCATGCACAGCAATGTGAGCACGGCTCGGACCAAGACGGTGACATTTACGAATTTGATCGCGCCTGAATAA
- a CDS encoding Metal-dependent hydrolase YbeY, involved in rRNA and/or ribosome maturation and assembly: MPVAIGMRLMRRQVRLGALKKLAGRILKTVGEADALLSLEIVGDHRMRRLNRTFRQRDKTTDVLAFAMREGPGPPSPLLGDVVISLPQAIRQARRHGQGIDHELAVLLIHGVLHLCGYDHERSAVEARRMVRRERAILRGIAPVPRLLV; this comes from the coding sequence ATGCCGGTGGCGATCGGCATGCGGCTGATGAGGCGACAGGTGCGTCTCGGTGCCTTGAAAAAGCTAGCCGGCCGGATCCTCAAAACGGTGGGCGAAGCCGACGCGCTGCTCAGCCTCGAAATCGTGGGCGATCATCGGATGCGTCGCCTGAATCGGACCTTTCGTCAGCGTGACAAGACGACGGATGTGCTGGCCTTTGCCATGCGAGAGGGACCTGGGCCGCCCTCGCCCCTTCTTGGAGACGTCGTCATTTCCCTGCCGCAAGCCATTCGCCAAGCTCGTCGACATGGACAGGGCATCGATCATGAGCTGGCGGTGCTCTTGATTCATGGCGTGCTTCATCTCTGTGGGTACGATCACGAGCGAAGTGCCGTGGAGGCGCGGCGCATGGTCCGGCGCGAGCGGGCCATCCTGCGCGGGATCGCTCCGGTCCCACGGCTGTTGGTGTAA
- a CDS encoding Phosphate starvation-inducible protein PhoH, predicted ATPase, whose amino-acid sequence MRKIKLREGTNTAALFGHHDRHLKLVEEEFGVRFSARGEEVTVDGAPDAVKQAERVLTELASLTNEGYDLKPDDVTHALTALRHNHDASLKELLFSSSPIVTKKRFIVPKTPTQKYYLEAIEKHDIVIGIGPAGTGKTYLAMAMAVSALMKKDVSRIILARPAVEAGEKLGYLPGDMYAKVNPYLRPLYDALFDMMDMERANRLIERGDIEIAPLAFMRGRTLNDSFVILDEAQNATAEQMKMFLTRLGFHSKAVVTGDITQIDLPSDRVSGLIEVRDILQDVAGIEFVYFDERDVVRHRLVQEIIKAYDRHAVDPANATHLRKSEARAQAKGHRSDLKTSRATSPPTGSWGQSH is encoded by the coding sequence GTGCGTAAGATCAAACTACGGGAAGGCACCAATACCGCGGCCCTCTTCGGCCATCACGATCGACACCTCAAGCTCGTAGAGGAAGAGTTCGGGGTGCGGTTCTCGGCGCGCGGCGAAGAAGTCACGGTGGATGGTGCGCCGGATGCCGTGAAGCAGGCGGAACGAGTCCTCACCGAACTCGCCTCCCTGACGAACGAAGGGTATGATCTCAAGCCGGACGATGTCACGCATGCACTGACCGCCCTTCGTCACAACCACGACGCTTCCCTCAAAGAACTGCTTTTCAGTTCTTCCCCGATCGTAACCAAAAAACGGTTCATCGTTCCGAAAACTCCAACTCAGAAGTACTACCTCGAGGCAATTGAAAAGCACGACATCGTGATCGGTATCGGTCCCGCCGGGACGGGCAAGACCTACTTGGCGATGGCGATGGCGGTCAGTGCCCTGATGAAGAAGGATGTCAGCCGCATCATTCTTGCCCGCCCGGCCGTCGAGGCAGGCGAGAAACTGGGGTATCTCCCCGGTGATATGTATGCCAAGGTCAATCCGTATCTCAGGCCGCTGTACGATGCCCTGTTCGATATGATGGACATGGAACGGGCCAACCGCCTTATCGAGCGAGGGGATATAGAAATTGCGCCGCTCGCGTTCATGCGCGGCCGTACCCTCAACGATTCGTTCGTGATTTTGGACGAAGCTCAGAATGCGACCGCCGAGCAAATGAAAATGTTCCTCACTCGCCTGGGATTTCACTCGAAGGCCGTGGTGACGGGGGACATTACGCAGATCGACCTGCCGTCCGATCGTGTGTCCGGGCTCATTGAAGTGCGCGACATTCTTCAGGACGTCGCCGGCATTGAGTTCGTCTATTTCGATGAGCGAGATGTCGTGCGCCATCGGCTCGTTCAGGAGATCATCAAGGCTTACGACCGTCATGCGGTCGATCCCGCCAACGCGACTCACCTCAGAAAAAGCGAGGCTCGAGCACAGGCGAAGGGGCATCGCTCGGATCTCAAAACGTCCCGCGCCACCTCTCCTCCGACAGGTTCCTGGGGCCAGTCGCATTAA
- a CDS encoding Type IV fimbrial biogenesis protein PilY1, with protein sequence MNSRAIVAITTIALGSIGVLAGTEDAKAAVSNADYSAVPPFVSSVTTPNILLLLDNSGSMADPACDPSNCGVHSDGSTTPVVQTYVSTTKYTGFFDSLKCYTYDATAGNTRFSESSIKASIAASCSSTEWDGNLLNWSTFRRFDALKKAMSGGDCVVTRAADGTCPATGTPALKTVKAQSTFDTSSRGHVTFTIPSGTGNGYSGRIPTSATPGIPSNIRVHLRGGVNGMGGSFCIDDDSTAPGDTATSCSDSDGFTETQYQLRLAVNTEPTGVIQQIGSKARFGLFEFKGAGDGGRVLVGLGARQSIDWSGSTVETFNTNTAAMLDALGESYPSTWTPLSESLYESARYIAQINSTFLTNAYVYPIAFSGGNSNGVAFQATGVGSIGAAEISALTGTETCPAGYITNACGRDPYFFGSNHTPAWAAKSQVANCCQTFVIIVTDGEPTQDTNIPSNLQDFAHAATHGLHCTGSSTTIHTANGTCNTNNATPPATLLAEHKTDYASNGNHYLDDVAYWMHTTDLRQATIPQINVAGHDIPGMQNATVYTFFTFGNISGREILMQTAKMGAFTDSNGNGRPDLTAEYDKENNLTGSIVPDGIPDAYFESSNVDDIQDKLLATIASILRRSSSGSSVSVLATASTGEGALYQSYFYPSTIEPSTLSDVKWTGYTQSLFIDTFGNTREDTNQDGRLDYKVDRIIKTRFDAAANVVKVDKYVDSDGDGLPNDQNGDNQVTVADCNPCGKVLSDILPIWEAGKQLALKDSSTRTILTWVDSDHDGVVDAGEQIPFTTGNEPTLRPYLRAASSTEGTTIINFVRGCDVATCSEQSTTRDRRLQVPPNSGALKVWKLGDIIHSTPTVVASPRDRHDAVYGDQSYSAFLQRWYNRRQVAYVGGNDGMLHAFNAGYYHPGDDTSASAPANTTEHGWFTTNPTDNSTGVPLGDELWGFVPYELLPQLAFLTRADYQHAYYVDLPLKVADVRIFPVDGDHPNGWGTILIGGFRMGGSCGACTSGTGAPPLTVNISGTNYTFYSSYFAMDITNPDAPKLLWSFSRSDLGLATSVPAVVRVNPAGDAMASNANAKWYMVVGSGPTGYDASVAQTAKLFVIDLATGPGSNNSLVTSLSAGTWNSYIGDMTAFDKNLDYRHDVVYFGRVINDGAPPWRGKVYRLTMGAGGSTAKFGTVTSPTQWGITSGGNQVPTEMLDTFSSGAEMGPVSTAPSVTVDDAANVWVFVGSGRYESAADKTDLSTQYFVGLKDSVLNAGCNQTVSITNCMENNLVDVSNATVCVVGVGDCGQASGTTQVSGVTGATTFTGLIGLVQSKDGWMTQLLEPANPPSQPSPYGIGERVVNSPTVFGGVVFFPTYIPTNDICLSSGTSRLWALFYKTGSAYQEPIIGTAVSGANQTVNRFGSLGEGLAFGIVVHMGSGRDGGSPFGLLINMSQGNFGDCATCGIGGNPPGGLPSSNISVPVAIDPRSRYFSWTNM encoded by the coding sequence ATGAATTCTCGCGCTATCGTCGCTATAACGACTATCGCACTGGGTTCCATCGGCGTTCTGGCGGGAACAGAAGATGCGAAGGCCGCCGTGTCGAATGCCGACTATTCCGCCGTCCCGCCGTTTGTCTCAAGTGTGACAACTCCGAACATTTTGCTGCTGCTCGATAACTCCGGCAGTATGGCTGATCCGGCCTGCGACCCGAGCAACTGCGGAGTCCATTCTGATGGATCTACGACACCTGTGGTCCAAACCTATGTAAGTACCACCAAGTACACAGGATTTTTTGACTCGCTCAAGTGCTACACCTACGATGCCACGGCTGGAAACACGCGATTTTCTGAATCGTCGATAAAAGCTTCCATTGCAGCATCCTGCTCGTCCACTGAGTGGGACGGCAATCTCTTGAACTGGTCTACATTCCGTCGGTTTGATGCCTTGAAGAAGGCCATGTCAGGAGGAGACTGTGTGGTCACTCGCGCCGCCGACGGAACCTGTCCTGCGACCGGGACTCCCGCGTTGAAAACGGTCAAGGCGCAATCGACGTTTGATACGTCGAGCCGCGGCCATGTCACGTTCACTATTCCGAGTGGGACAGGAAACGGATATTCCGGACGCATCCCGACTTCTGCAACCCCCGGGATTCCTTCAAATATCAGAGTCCATCTGCGGGGGGGAGTCAACGGCATGGGTGGAAGCTTCTGCATCGATGACGATTCAACAGCACCCGGTGACACGGCCACTTCCTGCAGCGACAGCGATGGTTTTACGGAAACGCAATATCAACTACGCTTGGCCGTGAATACAGAGCCGACGGGGGTCATCCAGCAAATCGGCTCGAAAGCGCGATTCGGCCTGTTTGAATTCAAAGGCGCAGGCGACGGGGGACGGGTATTGGTGGGGCTGGGGGCGCGTCAGTCGATCGACTGGAGCGGTTCCACTGTGGAAACCTTCAATACGAATACGGCGGCGATGCTGGATGCCTTGGGAGAATCGTACCCCTCGACGTGGACGCCGCTGTCGGAGTCATTGTACGAGTCGGCTCGCTATATCGCCCAAATCAACTCGACGTTCTTGACGAATGCCTATGTCTACCCGATCGCCTTCTCCGGAGGAAACTCAAATGGCGTCGCCTTTCAAGCGACCGGTGTTGGCAGTATCGGAGCTGCCGAAATCTCGGCCCTAACCGGCACCGAAACCTGTCCTGCCGGCTACATTACGAACGCCTGTGGACGTGACCCCTATTTCTTCGGCAGCAACCACACACCGGCCTGGGCCGCAAAATCTCAAGTCGCCAATTGCTGTCAAACCTTCGTCATTATCGTGACCGACGGCGAACCTACCCAGGATACGAATATTCCGAGCAACCTTCAGGACTTTGCGCATGCTGCGACCCATGGACTGCATTGTACCGGTTCGAGCACGACCATCCATACTGCAAATGGGACATGCAACACGAACAATGCCACGCCGCCCGCCACATTGCTCGCAGAGCATAAGACCGACTATGCCTCGAACGGAAACCACTATTTGGATGACGTGGCCTATTGGATGCACACGACCGATCTTCGTCAAGCCACGATCCCTCAGATCAACGTGGCTGGTCACGATATCCCCGGCATGCAGAACGCCACAGTCTACACCTTTTTCACATTTGGAAACATTTCAGGTCGAGAAATCCTGATGCAGACGGCCAAGATGGGGGCCTTCACCGATTCGAACGGCAACGGCCGCCCGGACCTGACTGCAGAATACGACAAGGAAAACAATCTGACTGGGTCCATCGTTCCCGATGGCATTCCAGATGCGTACTTCGAGTCGTCCAACGTCGACGACATTCAGGACAAGCTTCTGGCAACGATCGCGAGTATTCTCAGACGGAGTTCCTCCGGCTCTTCGGTTTCCGTGCTGGCGACGGCCTCGACCGGTGAGGGGGCGTTGTATCAATCCTACTTCTATCCCAGCACCATCGAACCGTCCACGCTCAGTGATGTGAAGTGGACCGGCTACACGCAATCCCTGTTTATCGATACCTTTGGGAATACCCGCGAGGATACGAACCAAGATGGCCGACTCGACTATAAAGTCGACAGGATCATTAAGACCCGGTTCGATGCGGCGGCGAATGTCGTGAAAGTGGATAAGTACGTCGATAGTGACGGCGATGGGCTGCCGAACGATCAAAATGGCGACAATCAGGTGACGGTGGCGGACTGTAATCCCTGCGGGAAAGTGTTGAGCGACATTCTCCCGATTTGGGAAGCAGGTAAGCAATTGGCCTTGAAGGATTCGTCAACTCGAACCATCCTGACCTGGGTCGACTCAGACCATGACGGGGTCGTTGATGCCGGTGAACAGATCCCATTCACGACCGGCAACGAGCCGACACTCCGGCCGTATCTTCGTGCGGCGTCGAGTACTGAGGGAACCACGATCATCAACTTTGTGCGCGGTTGCGATGTGGCGACCTGTTCGGAGCAATCAACGACCCGGGACCGTCGTCTTCAGGTACCGCCCAATAGCGGAGCGTTAAAGGTTTGGAAACTCGGCGACATCATCCACTCCACACCGACCGTGGTTGCGAGTCCAAGGGATCGGCATGATGCGGTCTATGGGGATCAGAGCTACTCGGCCTTTCTCCAACGGTGGTACAACCGCCGGCAGGTCGCCTATGTCGGTGGAAACGACGGTATGTTGCATGCGTTCAACGCGGGCTATTACCATCCCGGCGACGATACGAGTGCCTCCGCTCCCGCCAATACCACCGAACATGGTTGGTTCACCACGAACCCGACCGACAACTCCACTGGAGTCCCGTTGGGAGATGAGTTGTGGGGATTCGTGCCGTATGAACTTCTTCCGCAGCTTGCCTTTTTAACTCGCGCCGACTACCAACATGCCTACTATGTCGACTTGCCTCTCAAAGTTGCGGATGTGCGGATTTTTCCGGTGGATGGGGACCATCCGAACGGTTGGGGGACTATTCTCATCGGTGGATTCCGCATGGGAGGAAGTTGTGGGGCCTGTACCTCCGGAACCGGAGCCCCACCCTTAACCGTCAACATCAGCGGGACCAACTATACGTTTTATAGCTCCTATTTTGCGATGGATATCACCAACCCCGATGCTCCGAAACTACTCTGGTCATTCAGTCGGTCGGACTTGGGGTTGGCCACCAGCGTACCGGCCGTTGTCCGCGTGAATCCCGCAGGGGATGCCATGGCCAGCAATGCGAATGCGAAGTGGTACATGGTCGTGGGGTCTGGGCCGACCGGGTACGATGCCAGTGTGGCGCAAACCGCAAAACTCTTTGTCATCGACCTGGCGACTGGGCCTGGCAGTAACAATAGTCTGGTGACTTCGCTTTCAGCAGGGACCTGGAATTCCTACATCGGCGACATGACGGCGTTCGATAAGAATTTGGATTATCGTCACGATGTGGTCTATTTCGGACGCGTCATCAATGACGGCGCCCCCCCTTGGCGCGGAAAAGTTTATCGACTGACCATGGGAGCGGGAGGTTCCACCGCTAAGTTCGGCACTGTGACCAGTCCGACTCAGTGGGGGATCACGTCCGGCGGAAATCAAGTCCCCACAGAAATGTTGGATACGTTTTCGTCCGGAGCGGAAATGGGGCCGGTTTCCACTGCGCCGTCTGTGACGGTGGACGATGCCGCGAATGTGTGGGTTTTTGTCGGGAGCGGTCGATACGAGAGTGCAGCAGATAAGACCGACCTGTCTACCCAGTATTTCGTCGGATTAAAAGATTCCGTGCTGAATGCGGGTTGTAACCAAACGGTGAGTATCACCAATTGCATGGAAAATAACCTTGTCGATGTCTCGAATGCTACGGTCTGTGTGGTTGGAGTCGGCGATTGCGGGCAGGCGAGCGGAACCACTCAGGTATCCGGAGTCACCGGCGCGACCACCTTTACCGGATTGATCGGGCTCGTCCAGAGTAAGGACGGATGGATGACCCAGTTGCTCGAACCGGCTAACCCACCGTCCCAGCCGTCGCCTTACGGTATCGGAGAGCGCGTCGTGAACAGCCCGACGGTATTCGGGGGCGTGGTGTTTTTCCCGACCTATATCCCCACCAACGACATCTGTCTTTCATCCGGGACAAGTCGGCTCTGGGCGCTCTTCTACAAGACAGGCAGCGCCTACCAAGAGCCGATTATCGGTACTGCTGTGTCGGGCGCGAACCAAACGGTCAATAGGTTCGGCTCGCTTGGAGAGGGCTTAGCCTTTGGCATCGTCGTCCATATGGGATCCGGTCGGGATGGTGGCAGCCCGTTCGGTCTCTTGATCAATATGAGCCAAGGAAACTTCGGCGACTGTGCGACATGTGGAATTGGTGGAAACCCTCCCGGAGGGCTTCCAAGCTCGAACATCAGTGTCCCTGTTGCCATTGATCCTCGCAGTCGATACTTCTCATGGACAAACATGTGA